Proteins encoded in a region of the Malaciobacter mytili LMG 24559 genome:
- a CDS encoding tail fiber protein — MPTNEIDVVENLVDSVRLLLSSDTSLESLKEIELCVKQNRVDVESIEVSKIIGLEELLASKLNIADIVDDLLSTLANVPLSANQGRVLNEKLVILNEAIEAIKVVLASDDTTLDELQEIVNFIKQNKSELQNLDLSNIAETLDLKHFTAELKAKLESLPLKEELKTFAVPTGMILISPSSIIPSGFLECNGTELSRTQYAELFAVIGTTYGVGDDITTFNLPDLRGEFIRGFDNGRGIDSGRVIGSWQKASAQIVDPSLNAIYATGITNADNNTSEINDRAGLDTVSASDYNIVAGYSNAIGVGNFNLGGTRPRNIAMIYCIKY, encoded by the coding sequence ATGCCTACAAATGAAATTGATGTTGTAGAAAATTTAGTTGATAGTGTAAGATTATTACTATCAAGTGATACAAGTTTAGAAAGTTTAAAAGAGATTGAACTTTGTGTAAAACAAAATAGAGTTGATGTTGAAAGTATTGAAGTTTCAAAAATCATTGGATTAGAAGAACTTCTTGCTTCAAAATTAAATATTGCAGATATTGTTGATGATTTATTATCTACATTAGCTAATGTGCCACTTAGTGCAAATCAAGGTAGAGTTTTAAATGAAAAATTAGTAATTTTAAATGAAGCTATTGAAGCTATTAAAGTTGTTTTAGCAAGTGATGATACAACTTTAGATGAGTTACAAGAAATTGTAAATTTTATTAAACAAAATAAATCTGAACTTCAAAATTTAGATTTAAGTAATATTGCTGAGACATTAGATTTAAAACATTTTACTGCTGAATTAAAGGCAAAATTAGAATCTTTACCTCTTAAAGAAGAGTTAAAAACTTTTGCAGTGCCAACTGGAATGATTCTTATTAGTCCTTCTTCTATTATTCCTAGTGGGTTTTTAGAATGTAATGGTACAGAATTATCAAGAACACAATATGCTGAATTATTTGCTGTAATTGGTACTACATATGGAGTAGGGGATGATATTACAACATTTAACTTACCAGATTTAAGAGGCGAATTTATTAGAGGTTTTGATAATGGAAGAGGAATTGATAGTGGAAGAGTTATTGGTAGTTGGCAAAAAGCTTCAGCACAAATAGTAGACCCCAGTTTAAATGCTATTTATGCGACAGGAATTACTAATGCAGATAATAATACTAGTGAAATTAATGATAGAGCAGGTTTAGATACAGTTAGTGCAAGTGACTATAATATAGTAGCTGGATATAGTAATGCTATTGGGGTAGGAAATTTTAATTTAGGTGGAACTAGACCAAGAAATATAGCAATGATATATTGTATTAAATATTAA
- a CDS encoding tail fiber protein has product MDIVKTDLENLIESFTNILKTNDTSLDQLQEIIDFIKKNREDLENLSIENIIGLQDTLNSKVDNTKVLTPVPENALFTDTNTWRPISDSVSSVDSTVSASSKAVKIAYDKAMEAIRKAATVPSSIGGVGTYAFLAYYGSKTFSPGSTWVGSKLRYAGVSEYGSVKLENQSLSGTWRCMGYSTSNTPATLFLRIA; this is encoded by the coding sequence ATGGATATTGTAAAAACAGATTTAGAAAACTTAATTGAAAGTTTTACTAATATATTAAAAACAAATGATACTTCATTAGATCAATTACAAGAAATTATTGATTTTATTAAAAAAAATAGAGAAGATTTAGAAAACTTATCTATTGAAAATATTATAGGATTGCAAGATACTTTAAATTCAAAAGTTGATAATACTAAGGTATTAACACCAGTACCTGAAAATGCATTATTTACAGATACAAATACTTGGAGACCTATTAGTGATAGTGTTTCAAGTGTTGATTCAACAGTTAGTGCTAGTTCAAAAGCTGTAAAAATTGCTTATGATAAAGCTATGGAAGCTATAAGAAAAGCTGCAACGGTTCCCTCTTCTATTGGTGGAGTTGGTACTTATGCTTTTTTAGCATATTATGGTTCAAAGACTTTTTCACCAGGATCTACATGGGTAGGTTCAAAATTAAGATATGCTGGAGTTTCTGAATATGGTTCTGTAAAGTTAGAAAATCAAAGTTTAAGTGGAACTTGGAGATGTATGGGGTATAGCACTTCAAATACGCCAGCAACATTATTTTTAAGAATTGCATAA
- a CDS encoding phage holin family protein, which translates to MIDTISLIISKHFLVFLWITTLSLLGGLVGYIRKLKEGRYERFSITELVGDLVISFFIGITTYFICKSAGFDDWLIAGLVGITSHMGTRGLVLIESMVEEYVKRIFKLDSKK; encoded by the coding sequence ATGATAGATACAATTTCTCTAATAATAAGTAAACACTTTTTAGTTTTTTTATGGATTACAACATTATCTTTATTAGGTGGATTAGTGGGGTATATTAGAAAACTAAAAGAGGGTAGATATGAAAGATTTTCAATTACTGAACTTGTAGGAGATTTAGTAATATCATTTTTTATTGGTATTACAACTTATTTTATCTGTAAGTCAGCAGGTTTTGATGATTGGTTAATTGCTGGACTAGTTGGGATTACTTCTCATATGGGTACAAGAGGTCTTGTTTTAATAGAATCAATGGTTGAAGAGTATGTTAAAAGAATTTTTAAACTTGATAGTAAAAAGTAG
- a CDS encoding M15 family metallopeptidase domain-containing protein: MPSFGKTSIQRLETCHKDLQTICNEVIKYYDFSVIEGYRTLEMQQKYFKDGKSKLDGINQKSKHQSLPSLAVDVAPYPIDFKNEHKAKARFYHLAGYMFMASEILYKEKKITHKLRWGGDWDIDNYFNDQSFDDLPHFELVKV, from the coding sequence ATGCCTAGTTTTGGAAAGACTTCAATACAAAGATTAGAAACTTGCCATAAAGATTTACAAACAATTTGTAATGAGGTTATTAAGTATTATGATTTTTCAGTTATTGAAGGATATAGAACTTTAGAAATGCAACAAAAATATTTCAAAGATGGAAAATCAAAACTTGATGGAATAAATCAAAAATCAAAGCATCAATCATTGCCATCACTTGCAGTTGATGTTGCACCATATCCAATTGATTTTAAAAATGAACATAAAGCAAAAGCAAGGTTTTATCATCTTGCAGGATATATGTTTATGGCAAGTGAGATTTTATATAAAGAAAAAAAGATTACTCATAAATTAAGATGGGGTGGAGATTGGGATATTGATAACTATTTTAATGACCAAAGTTTTGATGATTTACCTCATTTTGAATTAGTAAAGGTTTAA
- a CDS encoding ATP-dependent helicase: protein MPLSNLNKEQLEAATCEPGYNLIIASAGTGKTSTIVGRIANLINGGTKPEEILLLTFTNKAAAEMVQRVAKFFGKELAAKIMAGTFHSVSYKLLKQLEINITLKQPNELKTLFKSLYEKRVFYNRDDEANPYDGGYLYDMYSLFLNSNDGEEFGAWVISKNPAHEIYTPIYEDVVIEFDELKKKYGYVNFDDLLVLMLNTLKEEEFDFKEILVDEYQDTNPLQGRLLDAFKPKSLFCVGDYDQSIYAFNGSDIGIISTFSKRYNSANVYTLRKNYRSSKPILDLATKVIEFNERIYEKNLEVMRNDVDIKPKLLAFNELFGQYEYISELISKSSTPHSEIAIIFRNNSSADGIEANLREFGIPAKRKGGMSFFDALEVKFVLDILMMQLSHNDMMAFIHVIEYGKGIGKAIAKDIFDALIKLGHGKLFDGLFHPDDKIKNPYESNKVKNIQLGLFDDFIELGSLSKFKECNFEEKFLSNPILKHPKLTVEGALYLYDFYNLLKELRRVKSPASQIEHIVKSSLFNRIKEFLSTKRATQKDGTINESLKSSSITKINRKALLLKTLSTHYKDLSKFINSMVLGGSEMSEGEGVNLLSVHASKGLEFKEVYVIDLMDGRFPNRKLISKGGSIEEERRLFYVAVTRAKDILYLSYAKYDKVKKLDFIYSPFLKEAGLIKDESLD from the coding sequence ATGCCCTTATCAAATCTAAATAAAGAACAATTAGAAGCTGCAACTTGTGAACCTGGATATAATTTGATTATTGCAAGTGCAGGGACTGGTAAAACTTCTACTATTGTTGGAAGAATTGCTAATTTAATAAATGGTGGAACAAAACCAGAAGAGATTTTATTATTAACTTTTACTAATAAAGCAGCAGCAGAGATGGTACAAAGGGTTGCAAAGTTTTTCGGAAAAGAATTAGCTGCAAAAATAATGGCAGGAACTTTTCACTCAGTTTCATATAAGCTACTAAAACAACTTGAGATAAATATTACTTTAAAACAACCAAATGAGCTAAAAACTTTATTTAAATCTCTTTATGAAAAAAGAGTTTTTTATAATAGAGATGATGAAGCAAACCCATATGATGGGGGATATTTATATGATATGTATTCACTTTTTTTAAACTCAAATGATGGAGAAGAGTTTGGAGCTTGGGTTATTTCTAAAAATCCTGCCCATGAAATATATACTCCAATTTATGAAGATGTAGTTATAGAGTTTGATGAGTTAAAGAAAAAATATGGTTATGTAAATTTTGATGATTTACTTGTATTAATGTTAAATACTTTAAAAGAAGAAGAGTTTGATTTTAAAGAAATTTTAGTAGATGAGTATCAAGATACCAATCCACTTCAAGGAAGATTACTTGATGCTTTTAAACCAAAGTCTCTTTTTTGTGTAGGGGATTATGATCAAAGTATTTATGCTTTTAATGGTTCAGATATAGGTATTATTTCAACTTTTTCTAAAAGATATAATAGTGCAAATGTTTATACTTTAAGAAAAAATTATCGTTCTTCTAAACCAATTTTAGATCTAGCTACAAAAGTAATAGAATTTAATGAAAGAATTTATGAAAAAAATTTAGAAGTTATGAGAAATGATGTTGATATAAAACCTAAACTTTTAGCTTTCAATGAACTTTTTGGTCAATATGAATATATCTCAGAACTTATCTCAAAAAGTAGTACGCCCCATAGTGAAATAGCTATTATTTTTAGAAATAACTCAAGTGCAGATGGTATAGAAGCAAACTTAAGAGAGTTTGGAATTCCTGCAAAAAGAAAGGGAGGAATGTCTTTTTTTGATGCTTTAGAAGTAAAATTTGTATTAGATATTTTGATGATGCAATTATCCCATAATGATATGATGGCTTTTATTCATGTAATTGAGTATGGGAAAGGTATTGGAAAAGCTATTGCAAAAGATATTTTTGATGCATTAATAAAACTTGGACATGGAAAGCTTTTTGATGGTTTATTCCATCCTGATGATAAGATAAAAAATCCTTATGAATCTAATAAAGTAAAAAATATTCAACTTGGGTTATTTGATGATTTTATAGAACTTGGTAGCTTATCAAAATTTAAAGAGTGCAATTTTGAAGAGAAGTTTTTATCAAATCCTATTTTAAAGCATCCTAAATTAACAGTTGAGGGTGCTTTATACTTATATGATTTTTATAATTTATTAAAAGAGTTAAGAAGGGTAAAATCTCCTGCTTCTCAAATAGAACATATTGTTAAAAGTTCACTTTTTAATAGAATAAAAGAGTTTTTATCTACAAAAAGAGCAACACAAAAAGATGGAACAATAAATGAGAGTTTAAAAAGTAGTTCTATTACAAAAATCAATAGGAAAGCTCTTTTATTAAAAACACTTTCAACTCATTATAAAGACCTTTCAAAATTTATAAACTCTATGGTTTTAGGTGGAAGTGAGATGAGTGAAGGAGAAGGTGTTAATCTTCTTTCTGTTCATGCAAGTAAAGGTTTAGAGTTTAAAGAAGTATATGTAATAGACCTTATGGATGGGCGTTTTCCTAATAGAAAGCTTATAAGTAAAGGTGGAAGTATAGAAGAAGAGAGACGACTTTTTTATGTTGCAGTTACAAGAGCTAAAGATATTCTTTATCTAAGTTATGCAAAATATGATAAAGTTAAAAAGTTAGATTTTATTTATTCACCTTTTCTAAAAGAAGCCGGACTTATAAAAGATGAGAGTTTAGATTAG
- a CDS encoding GGDEF domain-containing protein has product MTKIIKNKTLTFISSISAITIIFIVFNCFIILEDYKKLEYEQNIKHIKSLISLIEENIRINNKNSTIFTASNELFSLIKEGKNIVKTKDILNSLNIDLLIFQNNSSSFYISSSQNSIKNMQTLKEEVIKIYKEFDNFNTIIEINKELFLITKTNHLNNTYYALKELSLKKLKGFSKNFSEINFIDEHIYSTNSNYKFNSLYFKKIELHTNIETTKVINKISFYGYKNKFLFSLELSNDSILIKEGKETITIFIIFVSIFLALLFYITYIYQKTVKKHNNELEEKVEERTHQIQSALNELEKVNLKLYDLAHTDFLTKTMNRRHFFMHAQNIFNIAKKNQKNLCVIMIDIDKFKQINDNYGHDMGDRVLISFSDCIKQHLNSEDIFGRLGGEEFAIVLNNYKLEDAIKKAEELRNEIEKIQIYIKDDIINITASFGITDIKNMKNIDEMLQKADTHLYSAKNSGRNRVRSRLNLI; this is encoded by the coding sequence GTGACAAAAATTATAAAAAATAAGACTCTTACTTTTATTAGTTCTATATCAGCTATAACTATTATTTTCATTGTTTTTAACTGTTTTATAATTTTAGAGGATTATAAGAAATTAGAATATGAACAAAATATAAAACATATTAAATCTCTTATTTCACTTATTGAAGAAAATATAAGAATAAATAATAAAAATAGTACTATTTTTACAGCATCAAATGAACTTTTTAGTTTAATTAAAGAAGGGAAAAATATTGTTAAAACAAAAGACATCTTAAATTCATTAAATATAGATTTACTTATTTTTCAAAATAACTCTTCAAGTTTTTATATTAGTTCCTCTCAAAATTCTATAAAAAATATGCAAACATTAAAAGAAGAAGTTATTAAAATATATAAAGAATTTGATAATTTTAATACTATAATAGAAATAAATAAAGAACTATTTTTAATTACTAAAACTAATCATTTAAATAATACATATTATGCTTTAAAAGAGTTGTCTTTAAAAAAATTAAAAGGTTTTTCTAAAAATTTTTCTGAAATAAATTTTATAGATGAACATATTTATTCAACAAATAGTAATTATAAATTTAACTCACTTTATTTTAAAAAAATTGAATTGCATACAAATATTGAGACAACAAAAGTAATAAATAAAATCTCATTTTACGGATATAAAAATAAATTTTTATTCTCTTTAGAATTATCAAATGATTCTATTTTAATTAAAGAGGGAAAAGAGACAATTACTATTTTTATTATATTTGTATCTATTTTTCTAGCACTTTTATTTTATATAACATATATCTATCAAAAAACCGTAAAAAAACATAATAATGAATTAGAAGAGAAAGTAGAAGAAAGAACACATCAAATACAATCGGCATTAAATGAATTGGAAAAAGTTAATCTTAAACTATATGATCTAGCACATACAGATTTTTTGACAAAAACTATGAATAGAAGACATTTTTTTATGCATGCACAAAATATTTTTAATATAGCTAAAAAAAATCAGAAAAATTTATGTGTAATAATGATAGATATTGATAAATTTAAACAAATCAATGATAATTATGGTCATGATATGGGAGATAGAGTTTTAATATCTTTTAGTGATTGTATAAAACAACATTTAAATAGTGAAGATATATTTGGAAGACTAGGTGGAGAAGAGTTTGCAATAGTTCTTAATAATTATAAATTAGAAGATGCCATAAAAAAAGCTGAAGAATTAAGAAATGAAATTGAAAAAATTCAAATCTATATAAAAGATGATATTATAAATATAACTGCTAGTTTTGGAATAACTGATATAAAAAATATGAAAAATATAGATGAAATGCTTCAAAAAGCAGATACTCATCTTTATAGTGCAAAAAATTCTGGAAGAAACAGAGTTAGAAGTAGACTTAACCTAATCTAA
- a CDS encoding valine--tRNA ligase, translating to MSEKYEPSKIEDNFYKIWEERGYFEVDGNKSIQQKDKNFAIMMPPPNVTGSLHIGHALTFTLQDIITRYKRMDGYKTLWQPGTDHAGIATQNVVEKQLLAQGTTKEELGREKFLEKVWKWKEFSGGTIVHQMRKLGVTPAWSRERFTMDEGLKEAVKEAFVHLYNEGMIVQNNYMVNWCTHDGALSDIEVEHEEVNGKFYHMNYHFADGSGFVTVATTRPETYFGDTAIMVHPEDTRYTNIVGKEVVLPLTNRKIKIITDSHVDMEFGTGVVKVTPAHDQNDYEVGIRHDLEFITCFDEKGILNDYCGEFAGLERLEARALIVKKLEEEGFIVKIEEHNHQVGHCYRCKNIVEPYISKQWFVRKEVARGSIEKTYAGLTQFFPAHWINSYRAWMDDLRDWCISRQLWWGHRIPVFYCDDCNHQWADKKDEPEACPHCASKKITQDPDVLDTWFSSGLWAFSPLGWGNNEKMKNCFSDSDLKDFYPNSLLITGFDIMFFWVARMMMMGEHFMGELPFKHIYMHALVRDETGAKMSKSKGNVIDPLDMVEEFSADIVRFSLAYLAVQGRDIKLGKKHLELYRNFTNKFYNASNFLSLNVSVFPDLKDIEVKTALGKYMLSKLSTAVDEVRENLDTYKFNEAASSLYRFVWNEFCDWGIEYSKASKDSITELGAIFKETLKLTSPFMPFISEYLYQKLSGTQLENSESIMVMNYPKDLAKNEEVEAMFAIIEEAIVSIRRAKVVIDMGNSKIEKAYVKLDKNIDKELAKPFIEKLAKVETIEFVETKVENSITDVSNNLEVYIPTAQIDMSAIIDKLTKQKEKALKEFDKLNSMLSNERFVANAPANVVEENKKALEEVKTKLEKIENELKAIS from the coding sequence ATGAGTGAAAAGTACGAACCATCAAAAATTGAAGATAATTTTTATAAAATTTGGGAAGAAAGAGGATATTTTGAAGTAGATGGAAATAAATCTATTCAGCAAAAAGATAAAAATTTTGCAATTATGATGCCTCCACCAAATGTAACAGGAAGTTTACATATAGGTCATGCACTTACTTTTACCCTTCAAGATATTATTACAAGATATAAAAGAATGGATGGGTATAAAACATTGTGGCAACCAGGAACTGACCATGCTGGTATTGCTACTCAAAATGTAGTTGAAAAACAACTTTTAGCTCAAGGTACTACAAAAGAAGAATTAGGAAGAGAAAAATTTTTAGAAAAAGTTTGGAAATGGAAAGAGTTTTCTGGTGGAACAATTGTTCATCAAATGAGAAAACTTGGTGTTACTCCAGCTTGGTCAAGAGAAAGATTTACAATGGATGAAGGTCTTAAAGAAGCAGTAAAAGAGGCTTTTGTTCATTTATATAATGAAGGTATGATTGTTCAAAATAACTATATGGTTAATTGGTGTACACATGATGGAGCCTTATCTGATATTGAAGTTGAGCATGAAGAAGTAAATGGTAAATTTTATCATATGAATTATCACTTTGCTGATGGTAGTGGCTTTGTAACTGTTGCTACAACTAGACCTGAAACATATTTTGGTGATACTGCTATTATGGTTCATCCTGAAGATACAAGATATACAAATATTGTGGGAAAAGAAGTAGTTTTACCTCTTACAAATAGAAAAATTAAAATTATTACTGATTCGCATGTTGATATGGAATTTGGAACAGGAGTTGTAAAAGTAACTCCTGCTCATGATCAAAATGACTATGAAGTTGGTATTAGACACGATTTAGAGTTTATTACTTGTTTTGATGAAAAAGGTATTTTAAATGATTATTGTGGAGAATTTGCAGGACTTGAAAGATTAGAAGCAAGGGCATTAATTGTTAAAAAGCTTGAAGAAGAAGGTTTTATTGTAAAAATCGAAGAACACAATCATCAAGTAGGACATTGTTATAGATGTAAAAATATTGTAGAGCCTTATATTTCTAAACAATGGTTTGTAAGAAAAGAAGTAGCAAGAGGAAGTATTGAAAAGACTTATGCTGGACTTACTCAATTTTTCCCTGCGCACTGGATAAATTCTTATAGAGCATGGATGGATGATTTAAGAGATTGGTGTATTTCTAGACAACTTTGGTGGGGACATAGAATACCTGTATTTTATTGTGATGATTGTAATCATCAATGGGCTGATAAAAAAGATGAGCCAGAAGCTTGTCCTCATTGTGCAAGTAAAAAAATCACTCAAGACCCAGATGTTTTAGATACTTGGTTTAGTTCAGGATTGTGGGCATTTTCTCCTCTTGGTTGGGGAAATAATGAAAAAATGAAAAATTGTTTTTCAGACTCTGATTTAAAAGACTTTTATCCAAATTCTTTACTAATTACTGGGTTTGATATTATGTTTTTCTGGGTTGCTAGAATGATGATGATGGGTGAACACTTTATGGGTGAATTACCATTTAAACATATTTATATGCATGCTCTAGTAAGAGATGAAACAGGTGCTAAAATGTCTAAATCAAAAGGAAATGTAATTGACCCTCTTGATATGGTTGAAGAGTTTAGTGCAGATATTGTAAGATTCTCTTTAGCATATTTAGCAGTTCAAGGAAGAGATATTAAACTTGGTAAAAAACATCTTGAACTTTATAGAAACTTTACAAATAAATTCTATAATGCTTCAAACTTTTTATCTTTAAATGTATCAGTTTTCCCTGATTTAAAAGATATTGAAGTAAAAACAGCTTTAGGAAAATATATGCTATCAAAACTTTCAACTGCAGTTGATGAAGTTAGAGAAAATTTAGATACATATAAGTTTAATGAAGCAGCTTCTAGTTTATATAGATTTGTATGGAATGAGTTTTGTGATTGGGGTATTGAATACTCTAAAGCTTCAAAAGATTCAATTACAGAATTAGGAGCTATTTTTAAAGAGACATTAAAATTAACTTCTCCATTTATGCCATTTATTTCTGAGTACTTATATCAAAAATTAAGTGGAACACAGCTTGAAAATAGTGAATCAATTATGGTTATGAATTATCCAAAAGATTTAGCTAAAAACGAAGAAGTAGAAGCTATGTTTGCTATAATTGAAGAAGCAATTGTAAGTATTAGAAGAGCAAAAGTTGTTATTGATATGGGTAACTCTAAAATAGAAAAAGCTTATGTTAAATTAGATAAAAATATAGATAAAGAGTTAGCAAAACCATTTATTGAAAAACTTGCAAAAGTTGAAACTATTGAGTTTGTTGAAACTAAAGTTGAAAATAGTATAACTGATGTTTCAAATAATCTTGAAGTATATATTCCAACTGCGCAAATTGATATGAGTGCAATTATTGATAAATTAACTAAGCAAAAAGAGAAAGCTTTAAAAGAGTTTGACAAATTAAATTCTATGTTATCAAATGAGAGATTTGTTGCAAATGCACCTGCAAATGTTGTAGAAGAAAATAAAAAAGCTTTAGAAGAAGTAAAAACAAAATTAGAAAAAATTGAAAATGAATTAAAAGCTATCTCTTAA
- a CDS encoding sensor histidine kinase yields MEFNINKLLLIFFFLINVNASVITLKEDNRYKISTKDTKVYKDETKNYSINEIISRVFSDIKNDRLNFKYSGNTYWLKFDIKRTTKESYYLKLNNTWLNEVNIYYVKNKEVLKEYKTGLKYNHHSKAISSNEFAFPLDLYLDSYTIYLKINSANPILLPLEIIKENYFLKEQNFNTIFDTVFYACVILMFFYNLFIYIISKVQIYKFYLSYIVGIIGFLLYYDGYLLSLVFYDTALLNELFSYLFFIMIFISISVFSSILFQSKKYANVLHNILISSSIYIMPLLCLLAMLLVYFNLLTYLYLLHKAIIVTSIFILLLIVSITIRQFVINRVIVSKVYAFIWVIFMLVTMFYIMNFVLGIVDIQLMTKILKLNIVLEVVMMSLLIAYKLKISNEENLKLELKNKEQELYILRQTRLASFGEVLNSIIHEWKQPLHRINMISLDLEITYNKKGLTKEYLYHQLNEIETQTKYMNDTVTQFSDYFNPKKEKEKFYLIDCVKEAIKLLSVKFNKNSVNYLINCTDNKISTSGYKKEYIQVIIILLNNSIDAIVKENIQNPTIVFEIFQRDNIPMLCVIDNAGGIKVKPIDKIFDANVSTKDEKVNSGIGLFIAKRIIEDNMNKKLICQNHYDGAKFSIIG; encoded by the coding sequence ATGGAGTTTAATATAAATAAATTATTGTTAATATTTTTCTTTCTTATTAATGTTAATGCCTCTGTTATTACTCTAAAAGAAGATAATAGATATAAAATTTCAACAAAAGATACAAAAGTATATAAAGATGAAACTAAAAACTACTCAATAAATGAAATTATAAGTAGAGTTTTTAGTGATATTAAAAATGATAGATTAAATTTTAAATATTCAGGAAATACTTATTGGTTAAAATTTGATATTAAAAGAACAACTAAAGAAAGTTACTATTTAAAGCTTAATAATACTTGGCTAAATGAAGTAAATATTTATTATGTAAAAAATAAAGAGGTTTTAAAAGAGTATAAAACAGGTTTAAAATATAATCATCATTCAAAAGCTATTAGTTCTAATGAGTTTGCTTTTCCTTTAGATTTATATTTAGATAGTTATACAATATATTTAAAAATAAATTCAGCAAATCCTATTTTATTGCCTTTAGAAATAATTAAAGAAAACTACTTTTTAAAAGAGCAAAATTTTAATACCATTTTTGATACAGTTTTTTATGCTTGTGTAATTTTAATGTTTTTTTACAATCTTTTTATTTATATTATTTCAAAAGTACAGATTTATAAATTTTATCTTAGCTATATAGTAGGAATAATTGGCTTCTTATTATATTATGATGGTTATTTGTTAAGTTTAGTATTTTATGATACTGCTTTGCTAAATGAGTTATTTTCATATTTATTTTTTATTATGATTTTTATTTCAATTTCTGTTTTTTCTTCTATTTTATTTCAAAGTAAAAAATATGCTAATGTCCTTCATAATATTTTAATTTCAAGTTCAATTTATATTATGCCTTTATTGTGTTTATTGGCAATGTTATTAGTATATTTTAATCTTTTAACTTATTTATATTTATTACATAAGGCAATTATTGTTACTTCTATTTTCATACTTTTATTAATTGTTTCAATTACAATTAGGCAATTTGTTATTAATAGGGTAATTGTTTCAAAAGTATATGCTTTTATTTGGGTTATTTTTATGCTTGTAACAATGTTTTATATAATGAATTTTGTTCTTGGAATTGTAGATATTCAATTAATGACAAAAATTTTAAAATTAAATATAGTCTTAGAAGTTGTTATGATGTCTTTATTAATTGCATATAAATTAAAAATAAGTAATGAAGAAAATTTAAAACTTGAATTAAAAAATAAAGAACAAGAACTATATATTTTAAGGCAAACTAGACTTGCTTCTTTTGGAGAAGTATTAAACTCAATTATTCATGAATGGAAGCAACCTTTGCATAGAATAAATATGATTTCTTTAGATTTAGAAATAACTTATAATAAAAAAGGTTTAACAAAAGAGTATTTATATCATCAATTAAATGAGATAGAAACACAAACTAAATATATGAATGATACAGTTACACAGTTTTCTGATTATTTCAATCCTAAAAAAGAAAAAGAGAAATTTTATTTAATAGATTGTGTAAAAGAAGCTATTAAGCTTTTAAGTGTAAAATTTAATAAAAATTCAGTAAACTATCTAATAAATTGTACTGATAATAAAATAAGTACTAGTGGATATAAAAAAGAGTATATTCAAGTTATAATCATATTGTTAAACAATTCAATTGATGCAATAGTAAAAGAAAATATACAGAACCCAACAATAGTTTTTGAAATTTTTCAAAGGGATAATATTCCAATGCTTTGTGTAATAGATAATGCAGGTGGAATTAAAGTTAAACCAATAGATAAAATTTTTGATGCTAATGTTTCAACTAAAGATGAGAAAGTAAACTCAGGAATTGGTTTATTTATTGCAAAAAGAATTATTGAAGATAATATGAATAAAAAGTTAATTTGCCAAAATCATTATGATGGGGCTAAATTTAGTATAATAGGATAA